The Accipiter gentilis chromosome 7, bAccGen1.1, whole genome shotgun sequence genome includes a region encoding these proteins:
- the LOC126041303 gene encoding loricrin-like, whose amino-acid sequence MVQKLSKAVQVWVWGFFLFQIYHFFRGRCARQNRGYNNEISSHHRGCYTSNGNISSLHGHGSFFCDGEGSVIYSRGASSYQPMPTSSTHNIAGAYRCSGDGSVVIASGDNGGTSGWGITGGTVPVYGTIGRIGCSSEDSGQNIIGSSESGGGSSCHSGKLGITAGGGSGYGYDASPREKALTGGGSGGSGYYSGELGYGIGGCSGPELSSGGGEFSQTMQQKCPVVVPNIKAHYSKQTSQWPPSQKK is encoded by the coding sequence ATGGTGCAAAAATTAAGCAAAGCAGtgcaggtttgggtttggggttttttcctctttcagatttATCACTTTTTCCGAGGGAGATGTGCCCGTCAGAACAGGGGCTACAACAATGAGATCTCCTCACACCACAGAGGATGCTACACCAGCAACGGGAACATCTCAAGCCTCCATGGACATGGCTCCTTCTTCTGTGATGGGGAAGGCTCGGTCATCTACAGCCGGGGAGCTTCATCCTACCAGCCCATGCCAACATCATCCACCCACAACATTGCAGGGGCGTACAGATGTAGCGGTGATGGATCTGTTGTAATAGCCAGTGGTGACAACGGGGGGACATCTGGCTGGGGCATTACAGGGGGAACAGTCCCAGTCTATGGCACCATTGGGAGAATAGGGTGCAGCAGTGAGGACTCAGGCCAGAACATCATTGGCAGCTCAGAGAGTGGTGGAGGATCCAGCTGCCACAGTGGGAAATTGGGCATCACTGCGGGAGGAGGCTCTGGATATGGATATGATGCATCACCTAGAGAAAAGGCCTTAACAGGTGGGGGCAGTGGTGGATCAGGGTACTATAGTGGAGAATTGGGCTATGGCATCGGGGGATGCTCAGGCCCAGAGCTCAGCTCTGGAGGCGGTGAGTTCTCCCAGACCATGCAGCAGAAATGCCCCGTGGTTGTTCCCAACATCAAGGCCCATTATAGCAAGCAGACCAGCCAGTGGCCACCCAGCCAGAAGAAGTGA
- the LOC126041102 gene encoding putative small proline-rich protein 5: MCSRRPCHSHETSCHGSRSSCHGSHSSCHDSGPSCHYTIQRQPVQTYPYVTPCCPSMQAYCPPVQPCCPPVQHYCPPAPYCPQYTKNICKLPPSCLKY; encoded by the coding sequence ATGTGCTCCCGCAGGCCCTGCCACAGCCACGAAACCTCCTGCCATGGATCCCGGTCTTCCTGCCATGGATCCCACTCCTCCTGCCATGACTCAGGACCCTCGTGCCATTACACCATCCAGAGGCAGCCTGTGCAGACATACCCCTACGTGACGCCCTGCTGCCCCTCCATGCAAGCCTATTGCCCCCctgtgcagccctgctgcccaccTGTACAGCACTACTGTCCCCCAGCCCCCTATTGCCCCCAATACACCAAGAACATCTGCAAGCTGCCGCCGTCATGCCTCAAGTACTAG
- the LOC126041109 gene encoding putative small proline-rich protein 5 produces the protein MCSRGPCHNYESSCHGSQSSCRGSHSSCHDSGPSYRYTIQRQPVQKYNYVTPCCPAVQPCRPPVQRYCPPIQRYCPPAPYCPQYTKNICKLLPSYPKY, from the coding sequence ATGTGCTCTCGCGGGCCCTGCCACAACTATGAGTCCTCCTGCCATGGATCCCAGTCTTCCTGCCGTGGATCCCACTCCTCCTGCCACGACTCAGGACCCTCCTACCGTTACACCATCCAGAGGCAGCCTGTGCAGAAGTACAACTACGTGACGCCCTGCTGCCCCGCTGTGCAGCCCTGCCGCCCGCCTGTGCAGCGCTATTGCCCCCCCATACAGCGCTACTGTCCCCCAGCCCCCTATTGCCCCCAATACACCAAGAACATCTGCAAGCTGCTGCCATCGTACCCCAAGTACTAG